CAGGACAGCTATTTCAAGGAGTTCAATCTTGTACCAACGGCCAACGAAAAGGTGACGGTCATCGGGCACCCTACTAAGCCAATAGGAAATTCAGACACTCTGACTACCAAGAGGTACACCTGGACACCGCTCTACGGAACATTCACCGCCGATGATGTGGCCGTTATCCGCAAATCGAAAAATGCATCAACACCCGATGTGTACACGCACTCCATGGAATTCAATGTGCAGACCTGGCCCGGAAATAGCGGCAGTGCAGTCATAGATTCGAGCGATAAAATAGTCGGCGTAATCTCCTCCACCATCCTTGGTAAACCACGGTCCTTTGCCACCAGTTCGAAGCTTATTTTACAGTTCATAGAGAACAACAATTTGTCTGAAGCCATTTTTGGACACGCCGCTGGCGGAGGTCAGAGTTAGTTAGATGTATAGAACAAAGGCGGGACTCTTTATGAGCCCCGCCTTCTGTATTATAAGTATGCTACTGCGGAAGTCTGCAATGAATGCATTATTTCTTCTTTGGTGTAATAATGATCTTCATAGAATGTGAACGGTGGCAACGTCCTTACCTGCCCACAGATTGAAGCTGTAGCCCGGTACCCACAAATGCCACGGTGCGGCGTCAACAAAAAAAGCCACATCCGCATAAGTATCCCAGGTACCCTCCACTTGACTTGTGATCCTGACCAATACGGTCCAGGTATCCCCATGCATGACCCCGTCAATGGCCTCCCCATAGTTTACAACAATGTCCCGTATCCATTCATTTCTTGAGAATTTGCTGGGGTCGCGGTGCCAGGTTATTAGAGCTTGTGCGTGTCTTATGTCGTTCATGGGGTTACCTCTTTTCTATTTGTTGTATAATAAATCAAGCAAACTAATTGGATGTGAGGTGGAATATGAGGAAATATTTATATATGGTGATCATTTATGCTTTAATTCTTACGATCGCAGGTTGTGCCAATGATGAGCAGGTTACATCCGATACGCTGGCGATCAGAGCAGCAACAACTGAATTAGGGATCAAACCTTCCACAAACCAAGTGGAGGATTTTCTTAATAAAAACCGGAAGTTCATCTCCAGCTATGACACGGATACTTGTTTTAACATTACCCCGGACTTTGTTGCGGAAAATTCTGAATTCTCTGTATTCAAATACTCTATTTCCTCAGGATCTTTTCTTCTATATGATGGCGAATTTTACTCTTTAGGTATGTTTGGCGGGTTGACTAGTGTAGCGCTTGCCGATCTGGATAGGGATAGCCGGTATGAATTATACTTTACCTCTGGATGGGGTTCCGGGATTTACCGCTCACAGATCGGCTACTTCAATCCTGCTACGAAAAAGGTCACTGTGTTTGATTTCCAGTACTTTGACCATGACATGATACTGACCACCGACGAGCCAGGAACTTCTCTATTCGTTAAGGAAGCAGCTATTGAATATGTATCACTAGTGGATTTAAAATTAAAATCCGACAATAAGCTAATTGCCACTATTGTTTCGGAAAAGGGTAAAATTAAATTAAGTTATTGGAAAACTCAATACAGCCCCAGACCGTTCATTACATAAGGACGAACATTGTCTACGAGCACTTCGGTTTGATTCTTATCCCCGGCATTTAACCAATAATGCGCAGCGCCATAGATCGCTGAACCTGTCATGGCCGCCATGATTTTGATATGATGAATGTCCATCCCAGGGTGGGTATTGCCTTTCAGAAAAATGCTTTCTATGGTTTGCTGCAGCATTTTCTTTATTTTGTCATCGACCAGCTTAGCCATCGGATTGGAATCTATTCTGCAGATCCGATAAAAATCCGTGATATATTGATGCGTCATTATGATCAACTGATCACATATATCGTCCGTGAACTCCTGTGCATTCACCACTAGCTCAGGAATCCTCTCATAAAACGCCATTTCTGTAACTTCGTCCAGCAAAGCATATTTATCTTCAAAATGAGCATAAAAGGTGGCACGGTTAATGGTGGCTTCCTGAGCGATATCTTTGATCGTGATTGCATCAAATCCTTTTCTCTGCAACAAATCTCTGAACGCTGTTCTAATTAACTGTCGAGTGCGCAATACCCTAGGATCTTCCTGATTTACCACTTCTATATCTCCTTCTTAAACATCAATGATTACAATGTGTTGCCTATGCAACGTTCCTCTAACTCTGCCGGTTGAACTCTCAAGTCCTCAATATTATTATCTTATCAAACAGATGTTGCTTAAACAATTAGTGTTCAATTTACGAGGAGGATCATCATGAAAGCTATTGCTTTGACAAGCTTTGGAATTCCCGAAGCGCTAGAAGAACTGGAAGTACCCGTTCCCACACTCACCGACACACAGGTTCTCGTCGAAATGCGCGCCTCATCCATCAATCCCGCAGATCATCTGTTTCGCAGCGGCGCAATTCTTCAGAGTCCGATGGCCGATAAATTCCCGGATCAATTTCAATTGCCGCTTGTTCTTGGTAATGAAGTAGCCGGCATCGTTAAAGAGGTTGGCGGGAACGTGAAACATTTCAAGCCGGGGGATCGTGTCATGGGTATGGTTCAGAGGGGCTCCTACATGGACTATGTTGCGGTGGAGGAGGATCTCCTTGCCGTCATTCCTGAGAGTCTGTCCTTCGAAGAGGCTGGCGCCGCGCCTACGGTTGCCCTGACCGCCTGGCAAGCGCTGTTTGAGCATGGCCATCTTCAACCGGGTCAACGTATTCTTGTTCAGGCAGGTGCAGGAGGCGTGGGACATGTGGCGGTCCAATTGGCCAAGCAGCATGGAGCATACGTTATCGCAACCGCGAGGGACTATAATCATGATTTTGTCAAAGGGCTCTGTGCAGACGAGGTAATCGATTATATGAAAGCCGACTTTGCCTCCCAAATCACAGAGCCTGTAGATATTGTTTTGGATTCTGCTATGGACCCATCCAGTTTCGGTACCGGGTTACCGGGAGAGATCGGACAGAAAAGCTACTCGGTCATCAAGGATGGCGGCACCTATATTTCAGTGGTGGCATTCGCGCTCAATCAATATCCGAAGGTCCGCGGCATTAACGCCTATTTCTTCCAGGCAAGACCTAACCGTAGCGATTTTGAATCCATCGTTCGCGAGATGAAAGAGAATAAACTGACTATCCATATCAATGAGGCTTACCCCTTTACTGCTCAAGGCCTGCTCAAAGCGTATCGCCAAAGCGAAGAGTCAACCAAACGGGGGAAAATCATCATATCGAAAAATCTTGGATAAATGCCATGACTGGTGGAATGGGAATGTGTAATCTGCATGAAGAAAGCTCTATCCCCTAAGGATTAGAGCTTTCATATCTCATCCATCGATCAATGATCGGCTGGCCGCTCAGGTGCAGCACGTCATGGTGATCTTCGCTGAGAAGCCATTGGTACTTTTTGGAGATCAGGTAATATTCATTGATGTGCCATACCTCAGGGATCACCTGGAGAATCGTCGCCGTCTTCCCCTCATAGAGCCACAGCTTATCATAACAGTCCTCTGCAATGAACCAAATGAGATCATCTTCAATCGGACAGATAGGGAATCCACATCTGCACCTTATTTCCAGCTACTCGGATGGACTTCACTAGCACTTTGACCTCCATTCTGTTATCCCTTCTCCCCTCTCATCTGAATCACCTTATATTTGAACAGCAGCGTAATCCCCAGATTCATCAGAAAATGGACAAGGATCGGGACCAGCAAATTATGCGTCTGCACATAGATCCAGCCGAAGACCAGACTTGGGATGGTGATGTTCAGCAGCATTAGCGGCTTGCTGTAGTACTGGACATGCATTCCCACAAACAGCACTGTGGTGATTCCGATGGCGAGCCAGGGCTGGGGAAGGTAGAGATTCAATACATTTTGTATAATTCCCCTGAACAACAGCTCCTCAAATAAAGCCCCTGCCAATGTAAAGCATACAATCGCAGCGAGTGAATAGTTCTGATAGCTCTTGTTCGTCTCGTCAATGTAGCTGGCAGGCGTAAGCAGGGTCAGGACATCGTAGATGACAAGGGCAAAGATAACGGCTGCACTGATCAGGGCGAAAACGAGGAAGACCAGAACAGCGTCTTTCGGCTTGAATTCCTTTTTGGCTTGTTGCGGGGTTTGGGTTGAATGATCCATGACTTCCTCTCTCCTCCTCTTCTTGAATGACTACGTAATTTACAATCTTCAAAAGCAAAGATAACATAACAGACATTATTACCACAAGAATGAGCCTGTTACGCGCCGTACAGAGGGCAATATCTTCAAGACTTATCATCTTCTTAAGCACAAAAAAGCTCCCGTGATCGCCACAGGAGCTCCCTTCATCTTTTTGCAGACCATGTTATCTGCCGCT
This genomic interval from Paenibacillus sp. FSL H8-0332 contains the following:
- a CDS encoding TetR/AcrR family transcriptional regulator yields the protein MVNQEDPRVLRTRQLIRTAFRDLLQRKGFDAITIKDIAQEATINRATFYAHFEDKYALLDEVTEMAFYERIPELVVNAQEFTDDICDQLIIMTHQYITDFYRICRIDSNPMAKLVDDKIKKMLQQTIESIFLKGNTHPGMDIHHIKIMAAMTGSAIYGAAHYWLNAGDKNQTEVLVDNVRPYVMNGLGLY
- a CDS encoding NADP-dependent oxidoreductase, translated to MKAIALTSFGIPEALEELEVPVPTLTDTQVLVEMRASSINPADHLFRSGAILQSPMADKFPDQFQLPLVLGNEVAGIVKEVGGNVKHFKPGDRVMGMVQRGSYMDYVAVEEDLLAVIPESLSFEEAGAAPTVALTAWQALFEHGHLQPGQRILVQAGAGGVGHVAVQLAKQHGAYVIATARDYNHDFVKGLCADEVIDYMKADFASQITEPVDIVLDSAMDPSSFGTGLPGEIGQKSYSVIKDGGTYISVVAFALNQYPKVRGINAYFFQARPNRSDFESIVREMKENKLTIHINEAYPFTAQGLLKAYRQSEESTKRGKIIISKNLG
- a CDS encoding CPBP family intramembrane glutamic endopeptidase, translating into MDHSTQTPQQAKKEFKPKDAVLVFLVFALISAAVIFALVIYDVLTLLTPASYIDETNKSYQNYSLAAIVCFTLAGALFEELLFRGIIQNVLNLYLPQPWLAIGITTVLFVGMHVQYYSKPLMLLNITIPSLVFGWIYVQTHNLLVPILVHFLMNLGITLLFKYKVIQMRGEKG